Part of the Pseudomonas abietaniphila genome is shown below.
CGATCAGATCGCAGTCGCCGGTAAAGCGCGCTCGTATGGTCTGCACACCGACGCTTCGCACCGCTATGAGCGCGGTGTTGACTGGCAGCTGGCGCGTGAAGCGATGGAACGAGCCACGGGCCTGCTTCTGGAGATCACGGGCGGCGAAGCCGGTCCGATCATCGAAACCGTCAGCGAGCAATACCTGCCGTCGATCGCACCCGTGATTCTGCGCGCCGATCGTATCGAGCAGATGCTCGGCATGAAGATGGAAGCGACTGAAGTCGAGCGCCTGCTCTCCGGGTTGGGCCTTGACGTTGCCGCTGATACGGCCGGCCAATGGCGCGTTGAAGTGCCAAGTCACCGTTTCGACATCTCGCTCGAAGTCGACTTGATTGAAGAACTGGCGCGTCTGTACGGTTACAACCGCCTGCCGGTTCGCTATCCGCAGGCACGTCTGGCACCCCAGGCCCGCGCCGAAGCGCAGGGTGATCTGCCAGCGCTGCGTCGTCTGTTGGTCGCGCGGGGATACCAGGAAGCAATTACGTACAGCTTCATCGATCAGAAATGGTTCGAACTGTTCAATCCTGGCGTCGAACCGCTGCTGTTGGCCAATCCGATTTCCGCCGACATGGCGGCCATGCGTTCGTCGCTGTGGCCAGGTCTGGTCAAGGTGCTTCAGCACAACCTCAATCGCCAACAGGACCGCGTACGCCTGTTCGAAAGTGGTCTGCGCTTCGTTGGTCAACTGGAAGGTTTGAAACAAGAGCCTATGCTGGCAGGTGTGATCTGCGGCAGCCGTTTTCCTGAAGGTTGGGCGCAGGGGCGCGATGCCGTGGACTTCTTCGACGTCAAGGCCGACGTTGAAGCCGTGCTTGGCTTCGCAGGTGCACTGGATGACTTCCGCTTCGTCCCGGGCAAACACCCGGCGCTTCATCCGGGCCAGACCGCGCGCATTGAGCGAGACGGTCGCGAAGTCGGGTACATCGGCGCCTTGCACCCGGAGCTGAGCAAGACGCTGGGCCTTGATCGTCCGGTCTTCGTGTTCGAACTGGTCCTGGCTGATGTTGCGCAGGGGCGTCTACCGAAATTCCACGAATTGTCGCGCTTCCCTGAGGTCCGTCGTGACCTGGCATTGCTCGCAGATCGTGAGGTTGCGGCGACGGCGGTGATGGACGTTATTCGTGAAAATGCAGGGGAATGGCTGACAGACCTCAGGTTATTTGATGTTTATCAGGGTAAAGGCATTGATCCGCATAGAAAAAGCCTTGCAGTTGGCTTGACCTGGCAACATCCATCGCGCACTCTTACTGACGATGAGGTAAACGCTTCGACGCAGCAAATTCTCACCTCGCTTGAGGAAAGGTTAAACGCCACGTTAAGGAAGTAGCGTATGGGGGCTCTGACGAAAGCTGAGATGGCCGAACGTCTGTACGAAGAGCTAGGCCTGAATAAACGAGAAGCCAAGGAACTGGTTGAGCTGTTCTTTGAGGAAATCAGGCACGCTCTGGAAGATAACGAGCAGGTCAAATTGTCCGGATTCGGCAATTTTGACCTGCGAGATAAACGCCAGCGACCGGGTCGAAATCCCAAGACAGGGGAAGAAATTCCGATTACGGCTCGCCGTGTGGTCACCTTTCGCCCAGGGCAGAAACTGAAGGCCCGAGTTGAGGCTTATGCTGGAACCAAGTCATAACGACGAGCTACCGCCTATTCCCGGCAAACGCTACTTCACCATCGGTGAAGTCAGCGAGCTCTGCGCGGTCAAACCGCACGTTCTGCGTTATTGGGAGCAGGAGTTTCCTCAACTCAACCCGGTCAAGCGCCGCGGGAATCGTCGGTATTATCAGCGACAGGACGTGCTGATGATCCGACAGATCCGTGCGTTGCTGTATGACCAGGGGTTCACCATCGGCGGCGCCCGCTTGCGGATGTCCAGCGATGAGGTCAAGGATGATTCCTTGCAGTACAAGCAACTGATCAAACAAATGATCACTGAACTGGAAGATGTTTTGGTCGTGCTGCGCACCTGACGCCGTTCAATCAAAATACTTCCATCATTCAAAAGCTTAGGGTATATTCCTCGACGCTTTCGCAAGAAGCGACAACAGATTCACGCCTAGTCGGGGCG
Proteins encoded:
- the ihfA gene encoding integration host factor subunit alpha: MGALTKAEMAERLYEELGLNKREAKELVELFFEEIRHALEDNEQVKLSGFGNFDLRDKRQRPGRNPKTGEEIPITARRVVTFRPGQKLKARVEAYAGTKS
- the pheT gene encoding phenylalanine--tRNA ligase subunit beta, with product MKFSEQWLRGWVSPQVSRDELVARLSMAGLEVDSVTPAAGVFSGVVVGEVVSTEQHPDADKLRVCQVSNGSETFQVVCGAPNVRPGLKIPFAMIGAELPGDFKIKKAKLRGVESNGMLCSQAELQVGEGNDGLMELPADAPVGKDFRAYLELDDASIEVDLTPNRGDCLSVAGLAREVGALYDATVTRPQVAVVPAVHDEVRPVDVLAPAACPRYLGRVIRNVDLSRPTPLWMVERLRRSDVRSIDAAVDITNYVMLELGQPLHAFDLAEINGGIRVRMAEEGEKLVLLDGQEVSLRADTLVIADHQRALAIAGVMGGEHSGVNTATTRDIFLESAFFDQIAVAGKARSYGLHTDASHRYERGVDWQLAREAMERATGLLLEITGGEAGPIIETVSEQYLPSIAPVILRADRIEQMLGMKMEATEVERLLSGLGLDVAADTAGQWRVEVPSHRFDISLEVDLIEELARLYGYNRLPVRYPQARLAPQARAEAQGDLPALRRLLVARGYQEAITYSFIDQKWFELFNPGVEPLLLANPISADMAAMRSSLWPGLVKVLQHNLNRQQDRVRLFESGLRFVGQLEGLKQEPMLAGVICGSRFPEGWAQGRDAVDFFDVKADVEAVLGFAGALDDFRFVPGKHPALHPGQTARIERDGREVGYIGALHPELSKTLGLDRPVFVFELVLADVAQGRLPKFHELSRFPEVRRDLALLADREVAATAVMDVIRENAGEWLTDLRLFDVYQGKGIDPHRKSLAVGLTWQHPSRTLTDDEVNASTQQILTSLEERLNATLRK
- a CDS encoding MerR family transcriptional regulator — protein: MLEPSHNDELPPIPGKRYFTIGEVSELCAVKPHVLRYWEQEFPQLNPVKRRGNRRYYQRQDVLMIRQIRALLYDQGFTIGGARLRMSSDEVKDDSLQYKQLIKQMITELEDVLVVLRT